One Brassica napus cultivar Da-Ae chromosome C2, Da-Ae, whole genome shotgun sequence DNA window includes the following coding sequences:
- the LOC106378232 gene encoding uncharacterized protein LOC106378232 has translation MDLPELPPRMFTLGEEPDAIRSISYHSDDTRLFKALCDCLTADEYEDLKASKLGVFIKFKELDFGWTSRLVHVLLCFQLDINKKFELWSLVVSQPVRFSLIEFEHLTGLNCDYIKDLENPRCEVTTEMVAFWEKMRVDIDTGPSIEQITEAFYNCDEWSPDDRMRLRYLAIYAGYIEGKKFLSATSASLARLVLMDSLKAKDLTQTGYTVDGFIQVLQVWAYYAMPELGANYGSPIPNRPSPLLLAYKGGKRQRKCFKAAINKHTIVKNFVQKDFDEMFPKWDGDVDDPAADNIIKVMFNDPGWEWTMECWPVTGTRKVVKMEVSPVKNEVSPVMSESVVKEESSRPRKKARKGSSYDENLGTLGDVNRVRIG, from the exons ATGGATTTACCAGAACTCCCGCCGAGGATGTTTACATTAGGAGAAGAGCCCGATGCAATCAGGAGCATTTCGTATCATTCTGATGACACAAGGTTGTTTAAAGCTCTATGTGATTGTCTCACAGCTGACGAATATGAGGATCTGAAGGCGTCAAAGTTAGGAGTGTTCATCAAATTCAAGGAGCTTGACTTTGGTTGGACTTCAAGGCTGGTACATGTTTTGCTCTGTTTCCAGCTGGACATCAATAAGAAGTTTGAGCTCTGGAGTCTTGTCGTTTCAcaacctgtgaggttttcactgatAGAGTTTGAACACCTCACTGGGCTGAACTGCGATTACATCAAGGACCTGGAAAATCCAAGGTGTGAGGTTACGACGGAGATGGTTGCTTTCTGGGAGAAGATGCGTGTTGATATCGATACTGGGCCAAGTATTGAACAGATAACAGAAGCATTTTACAACTGCGACGAGTGGTCTCCGGATGATCGCATGCGGCTGAGATACCTTGCCATCTACGCAGGATACATCGAAGGGAAAAAGTTCTTATCCGCTACATCAGCTAGTcttgcaaggcta gtgctgatggattCTCTGAAGGCAAAAGACTTGACGCAAACTGGTTACACTGTTGATGGGTTCATACAAGTGCTCCAAGTGTGGGCGTACTATGCTATGCCAGAATTGGGTGCTAATTATGGGTCTCCCATACCAAACAGACCGTCTCCACTGTTGCTGGCTTACAAGGGTGGCAAAAGACAACGCAAATGTTTTAAGGCTGCTATCAATAAACAT ACTATCGTGAAGAACTTCGTTCAGAAggattttgatgaaatgtttccaaaatgggacGGAGACGTAGATGACCCTGCCGCGGATAACATAATTAAAGTCATGTTTAATGATCCTGGATGGGAGTGGACCATGGAATGCTGGCCAGTCACCGGTACTCGCAAGGTTGTGAAGATGGAAGTGAGTCCAGTGAAGAATGAAGTGAGTCCCGTGATGTCAGAGAGTGTTGTGAAGGAAGAAAGTAgcagacctcggaagaaagctcgtaaagggTCTTCGTATGATGAGAACCTGGGAAC ATTAGGGGATGTTAACAGGGTCAGGATAGGATGA